Proteins from one Bos taurus isolate L1 Dominette 01449 registration number 42190680 breed Hereford chromosome 7, ARS-UCD2.0, whole genome shotgun sequence genomic window:
- the RTBDN gene encoding retbindin, which translates to MACRGRTRPRALAWALQLTLAWMLLGACGGSHPLPARSQRHYRLATNLGTDQLHLEEMNPPEASDSGLVPVRCGELSPRCESFLVHLQAALRSRFHLVLLGVRQTQPLCSELCDAWFATCESDVICSPTWLPLLEKRGCEPGCTTYRQTFADGAELCRSLLGDALPVADPGSGHCLNISVSMLPRPRRARRSRGTVFPRSRRSRTGILDSASSGSGSGSGSGP; encoded by the exons ATGGCCTGCAGGGGTCGCACTCGACCCAGGGCCTTGGCCTGGGCCCTGCAGCTGACCCTGGCATGGATGCTGTTGGGGGCTTGTGGAGGGAGCCACCCACTCCCAGCTAGATCACAGAGACACTATAGGCTGGCGACCAATCTGGGCACAGACCAACTGCACCTGGAAG AGATGAACCCACCAGAGGCATCGGACTCTGGGCTCGTCCCAGTGCGCTGTGGGGAGCTGAGCCCCAG GTGCGAATCCTTCCTGGTACACCTCCAGGCTGCCCTTCGCAGTCGTTTCCACCTGGTGCTCTTGGGGGTACGCCAGACGCAGCCGCTGTGCTCTGAGCTCTGCGATGCCTG GTTTGCCACTTGCgaaagtgatgtcatctgcagCCCGACTTGGCTCCCACTCCTAGAAAAGAGGGGCTGCGAGCCTGGCTGCACTACTTACAGGCAG ACTTTTGCAGACGGAGCGGAGCTTTGCCGCTCGCTTCTGGGCGACGCGCTACCAGTGGCGGATCCCGGCTCTGGTCACTGCCTCAACATTTCCGTCTCGATGTTGCCGCGTCCCAGACGTGCACGAAGGTCCCGGGGAACCGTTTTCCCGCGCTCCCGCCGCTCTCGCACCGGGATCCTGGACTCCGCGAGCAGCGGGAGTGGCAGTGGAAGTGGCAGCGGCCCCTAG